From the Kitasatospora atroaurantiaca genome, the window ATCCTGGTGCACCGCCGTGAGTTCTACGCCAAGGCCGACCCGCGCACCCGCTGGCGGGCGGTGGCCAACCTGGCCGTCATGGGCCTGTTCAGCGTGCTGCTCGGCATGCTCATCGTGAGTGTTCACCCGAGCTCCGAGATCGGGAACCCGGGCCTGCTGGAGCGGCTCCAGGAGACCATGTACGGCCTGTTCGGCTTCGACGGGCCGATCGACTACCGGAGCGACCGGATCACGGACCTGGTCGCCTACTCGCTCGGCGCGCTCGGCCTGCTGACCGCCTTCACCTCGGCGTACCTCCTGCTGCGGCCGGAGAAGCCGGAGCCCGAGCTGACGCCCGAGGACGAGGTCCGCGTGCGCGGGCTGCTGGAGCGGCACGGGGCCCGTGACTCGCTCGGGTACTTCGCGCTGCGCCGCGACAAGAGCGTGCTGTTCTCGCCGACCGGCAAGGCCGCGATCTCGTACCGGGTGGTGTCCGGTGTGATGCTGGCCTCCGGTGACCCGGTCGGGGACGTCGAGGCCTGGCCCGGCGCGATCAAGGTCTTCATGGCGGAGGCCCGCGAGCACGCCTGGGTGCCGGCCGTGATGGGCTGCAGCGAGGTCGGCGGCGAGGTCTGGACCCGCGAGGCGGGACTGGACGCGCTGGAGCTCGGCGACGAGGCGATCGTGGACGCCACCACCTTCTCGCTGGCGGGGCGCGCGATGCGCAACGTCCGGCAGATGGTGAAGCGGATCGAGCGCAACGGGTACTCCTGCAAGGTCCGCCGGGTGAGTGAGCTGACGCTGGAGGAGAAGCGCCGGATCGCCGACGCCGCGGCGCGCTGGCGCGGCACGGACACCGAGCGCGGCTTCTCGATGGCGCTGGGCCGGTTCGGCGACGTGGGCGACGACGAGTGCGTGGTGGTCACCGCGCACAAGGCGCCGGAGGAGGGCGAGGCCGCCTTCGGGACCGGCGACGACCTCAAGGCCGTGCTGCACTTCGTGCCCTGGGGTGCGGACGGCATCTCGCTGGAGCTGATGCGGCGTGACCGGGCGGCCGATCCGGGCCTGAACGAGCTGCTGATCGTGGCGGCGCTGCAGGCGGTACCGGCCATGGGCATCCGGCGGGTGTCGCTGAACTTCGCGATGTTCCGCTCGGCGCTTGCGCGCGGTGAGCGGATCGGGGCGGGGCCGGTGCTGCGCGCCTGGCGCGGGCTGCTGGTGTTCTCCTCGCGCTGGTTCCAGATCGAGTCGCTGTACAAGTTCAACGCGAAGTTCCAGCCCGAGTGGGAGCCGCGCTTCCTGGTGTACCCGCAGACCCGGGACCTGCCGCGGATCGGGTTCGCCGCGATGCAGGCGGAGGCGTTCATCACGCTGGGCATGCCGAAGTTCGGGCGTAAGCGGCAGCGGCAGGGGCTGATGCCGGAGCAGGTGACGGTCGGACCGGTGACGGAAGCTGCCTGATGTGCGGCGGTGATTGACGGATGACGGCTGACAGATTTTGAAATCTGTCAGCCGTCCGCCGTTCTCCCCCATCCGATTTCGGCCGCCGCGCAGCTCGATAATGGCCACATGAGCAACCCTCCCGGCCTCCCGCACCTCGATCGCTGCGCCGTCATGGGCGTGGTCAACGTGACCCCCGACTCGTTCTCCGACGGCGGTCTCTGGCTCGACCCGGCCGCAGCCGTCGCGCACGGCCTGCACCTGGTCGCCCAGGGCGCGGACCTGGTGGACGTCGGCGGCGAGTCCACCCGCCCCGGCGCCCAGCGGGTCACCGAGGCAGAGGAGCTTCGGCGGGTGATCCCGGTGGTCCGCGAGCTGGCCGCCGCCGGCGTGGTGGTCAGCATCGACACCATGCGGGCGAGCGTCGCCCAGCAGGCCGTCGCCGCCGGTGCCCGCCTGGTCAACGACGTCTCCGGCGGACTCGCCGACCCGGCGATGGCCGAGGTCGTCGCCGCCACCGGCGCGCCCTTCGTGGTGATGCACTGGCGCGGCCAGTCCGCCGACATGGACAGCCTCGCCGTCTACGACGACGTGGTCGCCGACGTCACCGCCGAGCTCGCCGGCCGGATGGCCGCCCTGCTCGCGGCCGGGGTGAAGGAGGAGCAGCTGATCCTCGACCCGGGCCTCGGCTTCGCCAAGACCAGCGAGCACAACTGGGCCCTGCTCGGCCGTCTGGACGCCCTCACCGCGCTCGGCCGCCCCGTCCTCGTCGCCGCTTCGCGCAAGCGGTTCCTGGGTACGCTGCTCGCCAACCCGGAAACCGGGGAGCTGCGCCCGGCCAGGCAGCGCGACGACGCCACCGCGGCCGTCTCCGTGCTCTCGGCCCAGGCCGGCGCTTGGGCGGTCCGGGTGCACGACGTGGCCGGCACGGCCGACGCCGTACGTGTGGTCGCGGCCTGGCAGCAGGCGGCGAGGAGGGGGTAGCGGCTTGGCACGGCTCAGGAGGAACCATGGCGGGTGACGGCAAGATGGGCCGGAGTGACCGTGCGGCCGGCCCCGACCGGGCAGCGGCACTGGAGCTGGACCGGGAGGCCGTCCTGGCGGCGAACCAGGCCCTCTACGAGGCGCTGGAGAACGGGGACCTGGAGGCCGTCGAGGCCATCTGGCTGGGGGCGGCCGACGCCGACGACAAGGGCGGCGTGGTCTGCGTCCACCCGGGCTGGCCGGTGCTGCGCGGACGGGCCCAGGTCACCCGCTCGTACATGTTGATCATGATGAACACGGAGTACATCCAGTTCTTCCTGACCGATGTCGAGGTCGAGGTCCAGGGTGATGTGGCTCTTGTCACCTGTACCGAGAACATCCTCTCCGGAGGGGAGGCCGAGGAGGAGGGCGAGCTCGGACCGCTGGTCGGCGGAAAGGTCGTCTCGACCAACCTCTTCCGGCGTACCGCCGACGGCTGGCGGCTCTGGTCGCACCACGGTTCACCCGTCCTGACCAGCGGGGATGACGAGGACGAGGACTGAGTCGGGCGGGTCGGCGCCGGTCTGCCGGGATGTTTCGTGGACGTACACCGAACGTTCACGTCAATCGCCGATCCGGCGTGCGTGGCGCGCGCCTGTGCCGGGTAGGACGGTCGGGGTCTGTCGGTCCCCGCGGGTAGATTCGACGACGGCGGGCGACGAGGCCCGTCGTCGCCCTGCCCCCGTGCAGGGCCTGTCCAGGTGGGAGAAGTGAGTTGCTGGACCGCGTCACCCTGCGGGGCCTGCGTGCCCGTGGCCATCACGGTGTCTTCGAGCGCGAGCGCATCGAGGGCCAGACCTTCGTCGTCGACCTCGTGCTCTACCTGGACACCCGCCCGGCCGCGTCCGGAGACGACCTGACCCGCACGGCGCACTACGGGATCGTCGCGGAGGAGGTCACCGCGATCATCGCCGGCGAGCCCGTCGACCTGATCGAGACCCTCGCCCAGCGGATCGCCGACCAGTGCCTCAAGCACGACGCGGTGGAGGAGGTCGAGGTCACCGTGCACAAGCCGGACGCCCCGATCACCGTCCCGTTCGACGACGTCACCATCACGATCCACCGGGGCCGCGCATGACGTGCATGCCCCGTCCCCGTCCCCGTCCCACAGCCCCAGCCGTAGAGGGATACCGATGAGCACCAGCGACCCGACCGCCTCGCCGACCACGTTCGACCTGGAGAGCCGAGTCGACAGTGCCGACTCCACCCTGCAGAACCCCCGCCGCGCCGTGATCGCGCTCGGCAGCAACCTGGGCAACCGCCTGGAGACCCTGCAGGGCGCCGTGGACGCCCTGGAGGACACCCCCGGCGTGCGGATCATCGCCGTCTCCGCCGTCTTCGAGACCGAGGCCCTCGGCGGCCCGGCCGAGCAGCCGAACTACTACAACGCCGTGGTCGTCCTGCGCACCACGCTCCCGCCGCACTCCCTGCTGGAGCGGGGCAACGCGATCGAGGACGCCTTCGGCCGGGTCCGCACCGTCCACTGGGGCCCGCGCACCCTGGACGTCGACATCCTCGCGTACGAGGGCGTCACCAGCTCCGAGCCCGAGCTGCTGCTCCCGCACCCCCGTGCCCACGAGCGGGCCTTCGTCCTCGCCCCCTGGCTGGACGCCGACCCGGACGGCGAGGTGCCCGGTGTGGGCCGCGTCGCCGACCTGCTGAAGGGCCTGTCCGAGGCCGGGCAGACCGTGTGGCGGCGCGAGGACATCCAGCTGCGCCTTCCCGAGTAGTCGGCCGGTGCGGCGGTCCGTGCCGCGGGTCGGGAACTTCCCGCACGTCCTCGGCCGTACGAGTAGGTGATCGGCAGGGTCCGGCCCCGGTACGGTGGCCTGGCGCTGCCAGTCGGCGACCGTCCGTCAGATCCACCGTCCGCCGGGAAGGACCTCGTCCGAGTGAAGCCGCTCCGCCTCCGCCTGCTCCTGGGTATCACCGCCGTTGCGGGGGTGCTCTCCTGGGCCGGTGCCAAGCTGTGGGACTCCCTGGGCCAGCTGCCCGGGGTGCCCGCGGCCGCCCCCATCGCGCTCGCGGCGGTCGCGGTGGTCCTGCTGGCCACGGCGATCTCGCTGCGGTCCCGGCTCAAGGCCATGCGGGAGCGGCGGCCGGACGCCAAGGGGGTCGACCCGCTCAGCGCGGCCCGGGCCGTGGTGCTGGCTCAGGCGAGTGCCCTGGTCTCGGCCGTGGTGACGGGCATCTACGGCGGTACGGGCGTCTACCTGCTCACCCTGCTCGACGTCCCCGCCCGGCAGTCGCAGGCCATCACGGCCGGATTCGCCGTACTGGCGGGGGCGGCCGTGATCGCCGCCGCGCTCTGGCTGCAGCACATCTGCCGGCTCCCCGAGGACCACGACGACCCGACCCGTCCGACAGGCACCGCACCCACGCCCCGCTGACGGCCCGCCGGTGTCGCCGAGCGGCTCACCGCCCGGTCGCGACGGTGATCTCCTCGCCCCGGCCCGCGACCACCCGGGCGATGTTGGCCAGCGACTCCGACGAGTCGTCGAAGTACGCGGAGTGGCTCGCGAACGCATCCCGGGCCTCGCCCGGTGCCACCTTGAACCGCCTGGCCCCGAAGGACGCGTCCGCCGGATCCCGGCCGAACCACAGCTCGTCCGGCGGCTTCAGCGCCTGGCTCACGACCGCCCCCAGCACACCGCCGGCCTCCAGCCGGCCGGCCACCGCCGAGCCCCCGGGCAGCCGGCTCA encodes:
- a CDS encoding phosphatidylglycerol lysyltransferase domain-containing protein codes for the protein MSVPVSVEPSNSPSPEQPRRRGLQTLRTQAASVPRAWLPGAVGYACLVIGLLDIASAVFPKLRHTKMHSWAGQLPGGTTTLAAVGTLMVGTLLVLLAHALRRRKRRAWRAVCVLLPVGAALHILRWHQIGPAVVSLTLFAVILVHRREFYAKADPRTRWRAVANLAVMGLFSVLLGMLIVSVHPSSEIGNPGLLERLQETMYGLFGFDGPIDYRSDRITDLVAYSLGALGLLTAFTSAYLLLRPEKPEPELTPEDEVRVRGLLERHGARDSLGYFALRRDKSVLFSPTGKAAISYRVVSGVMLASGDPVGDVEAWPGAIKVFMAEAREHAWVPAVMGCSEVGGEVWTREAGLDALELGDEAIVDATTFSLAGRAMRNVRQMVKRIERNGYSCKVRRVSELTLEEKRRIADAAARWRGTDTERGFSMALGRFGDVGDDECVVVTAHKAPEEGEAAFGTGDDLKAVLHFVPWGADGISLELMRRDRAADPGLNELLIVAALQAVPAMGIRRVSLNFAMFRSALARGERIGAGPVLRAWRGLLVFSSRWFQIESLYKFNAKFQPEWEPRFLVYPQTRDLPRIGFAAMQAEAFITLGMPKFGRKRQRQGLMPEQVTVGPVTEAA
- the folP gene encoding dihydropteroate synthase produces the protein MSNPPGLPHLDRCAVMGVVNVTPDSFSDGGLWLDPAAAVAHGLHLVAQGADLVDVGGESTRPGAQRVTEAEELRRVIPVVRELAAAGVVVSIDTMRASVAQQAVAAGARLVNDVSGGLADPAMAEVVAATGAPFVVMHWRGQSADMDSLAVYDDVVADVTAELAGRMAALLAAGVKEEQLILDPGLGFAKTSEHNWALLGRLDALTALGRPVLVAASRKRFLGTLLANPETGELRPARQRDDATAAVSVLSAQAGAWAVRVHDVAGTADAVRVVAAWQQAARRG
- a CDS encoding nuclear transport factor 2 family protein, with the protein product MGRSDRAAGPDRAAALELDREAVLAANQALYEALENGDLEAVEAIWLGAADADDKGGVVCVHPGWPVLRGRAQVTRSYMLIMMNTEYIQFFLTDVEVEVQGDVALVTCTENILSGGEAEEEGELGPLVGGKVVSTNLFRRTADGWRLWSHHGSPVLTSGDDEDED
- the folB gene encoding dihydroneopterin aldolase, coding for MDRVTLRGLRARGHHGVFERERIEGQTFVVDLVLYLDTRPAASGDDLTRTAHYGIVAEEVTAIIAGEPVDLIETLAQRIADQCLKHDAVEEVEVTVHKPDAPITVPFDDVTITIHRGRA
- the folK gene encoding 2-amino-4-hydroxy-6-hydroxymethyldihydropteridine diphosphokinase; translated protein: MSTSDPTASPTTFDLESRVDSADSTLQNPRRAVIALGSNLGNRLETLQGAVDALEDTPGVRIIAVSAVFETEALGGPAEQPNYYNAVVVLRTTLPPHSLLERGNAIEDAFGRVRTVHWGPRTLDVDILAYEGVTSSEPELLLPHPRAHERAFVLAPWLDADPDGEVPGVGRVADLLKGLSEAGQTVWRREDIQLRLPE
- a CDS encoding DUF3180 domain-containing protein, with the translated sequence MKPLRLRLLLGITAVAGVLSWAGAKLWDSLGQLPGVPAAAPIALAAVAVVLLATAISLRSRLKAMRERRPDAKGVDPLSAARAVVLAQASALVSAVVTGIYGGTGVYLLTLLDVPARQSQAITAGFAVLAGAAVIAAALWLQHICRLPEDHDDPTRPTGTAPTPR